GCAGGATCGCCTGGATCACCTCGGTGTCGATCGCGGCGTCGTCGCCCTCGACCCGGACACCGATGGAGCGCAGCTTGAAGATCAGATCCTGCGCGGGGATCCGCATGCTCTTGGCGAGGTCGTGGACCCGAATCTTTGCCATATTCCGTCTCTACCTCTTGCGACCCTGGGCTCGAATAGTGCGTGGGCTCCGACTTCAGGCGCCGGAGGAGTCTTCGTCGGACGGAGCGCTGGCCGCTTCGGCCTCGCCAGCCTGGGCGGCGGCCTTCTGGCTCTGACGCTCGCTCTCCTGGAAGGCCTTCGACAGGGCCGCGAGGAAGTCCTGGTCCGAGATCGTGGGAGCAGCCGCCTGTTCGGAGGCCGCCATCAGGTCGGCGACCACCTCGTGCGCGGCTTCCGGTTCACCGTCGAGGGCGATCTGGCGCTCGGCGGCCCAGGCGAGCAGCTTGTCGGCCGCCTCCTGGTCGACGCCTTCGAGCTCGACGAGCTCGCTCGCCGAGGATTCGAGCAGGGCGCGCAGCGTGCCGAGGCCGGAGGCGCGCAAGAGGTCGGCGGTCTCCGCCGGGAGGCCGGCGACGGCAGCGAAGTCGACGTCCTCGTCGACCGGCTTGGCGCTCGCCGCGAACTCGGTCTGCAGCAGGCGCGCCAGCGCGTCGGCCACTTCGCCCTTGACGTCGCTCTCGCTCTTGATGTCGATGCGGCAGCCGATCAGCTCGGAGGCGAGGCGGACGTTCTGTCCCCGCTTGCCGATCGCCAGCGAGAGCTGCTCGTCCTCGACGATGACGTCGAGGTGAGGGGCCGGGCCGGTGTGGTGCACGGAGACGCGGGTGATCTTGGCCGGAGCGAGGGCGCTCTGCGCGAAGGTGACCAGGTCGTCGCTGTACTCGATGATGTCGATCTTCTCGCCGCGCAGCTCGCGGATGATCGCCTGCACGCGAGAGCCCTTCATGCCGACGCAGGCGCCCACCGGGTCGACGTCGCGCTCGCGGCTGTAGACCGCCACCTTGGCGCGCTCGCCGGCGGCGCGGACGGCGTTCTTGATCACCACGGTGCCGTCGTAGATCTCCGGCACTTCCATTTCGAAGAGCTTGATCAGCAGCTGCTTGCTGGTACGCGAGAGGACGACCTGCGGGCCCTTGGGCTGCTTGTGGACGTCGGCAATGACGGCGCGGATCCGTTCGCCCTGGCTGTAGCGCTCGCTGCGCGACTGATGGTCGCGCGGCACGATCGCCTCGGTGCGGCCGAGATCGACGATGATGTCGCCGCGCTCGAAGCGCTTGACCGTGCCGTTGACGATCTCGCCGACGCGGTCGATGTATTCGTTGTAGATCTTCTCGCGCTCGGCCTCGCGCACTCTCTGGTAGAGCACCTGCTTGGCCGACTGGGCGGCGATGCGACCGAGACCGTCGGTCGACACGGGGAGGAGCACCTCGTCGCCGGCTACCGCCCCCGGCTTGTGCTCCTGAGCCTCATCCACCGACCACTCCGCTGCCGGATCGACCACCTCGTCGACGACCTTCTTGTAGATGAAGGCCTCGAAGTGTCCGGTCTCGCGGTCGAAGTGGGCCCGCACCGGCTCTTTGATCCGGTGCTGCTTCTTGGCGGCCGAGGCCATCGCGTCCTCGAGGGCGAGGATCCAGCGCTCGAGGTCGATGTCCTTCTCGCGCGCGACCTGGCGCAGCACCTCGATCAAGTTGATGTCCTGGCTCTGTACCTGCTGGGGCATGGTGGCGTCTCTCGGCAATCTCTCTAGAGTTCGATCTCGAGCCTGGCGACGACGACGCGTCCGAACGGGACGACCAACGCCTCCTGGCGCGGATCCTCCCGCACGACGACCAACGGATCGGGATCGCCGGCATTCAAGCCCTCGAGGCGGCCGACGATGGTGCGGCGGCTGCTTCCGTCCTCGGGGCGATAAGTCAGCCGCACCAGGCGACCGACGAACTTCTCGTAATCCCGCAGCCCGTAGAGCTGGCGGTCGAGGCCCGGCGAGCTGACCTCGAGCGTGTAACGCGAGCCGCCGAAGTCGAGCACGTCGAGCAACGCGGACGCCTGCCGCGCCACCAACTCGCAATCATCGAGCGTGACGCCTTCGGGCCGGTCGATGAAAAGGCGAAGGAGTCCCCCTTTGAACTCGCAGTGGACGAGCTCGCAGCCGCTGGCCGCCGCGAGGGCGGAGAGCTCGGCTTCGAGCTCCGGGGTCACCTTGATCGTTGCCATCTCCTGACCGCGTTTCCAAGCCGAAAAAAAAGGTGGGCACAAGACCCACCTTCCTTTCGGCGAGGCAAGCTGCGCGGGAAATGTAGCACGGGCAAAGGGCTTTCGCAACGGAGCGGGGGGTGCCGTCGCGTGGTGCGACGCCAAATTGGCGCATTCGAGTTCCGTTGGCGTGCGACTGAAGGCTCGCGAACGGCGATCGACACGGCACACGGTTTGCTAAAGACCCTTGCGGCGGCCACTGCCGCCCAGCTGATGGGAGAGACGACGAAATGAAAAGCCGTGAGTTCGGAACGTTTGCGATCCTGTTCGGGGCCGTCGCCCTCGGGTTCGTCTTGATGGGTGCGCCGGGTCTGTCGGCGTCGCCGGCGCCGCTCCCCGCGGCGGCATCCGCGCCGAGCCCGGCAGCGGCCGGGGCTTCCCGCGCCGCCGCCAGCGCGCTGCCGAGCTTCGCCGATCTCGCCGAGCAGGTCCTGCCGGCGGTCGTGTCGATCGAGGCGGTCGCCATCGAGAAGGGCGGGAGTCAGCGCGGACCTGGGGTCAACCCCTTCGAGTACTTCTTCCGCAACCCGGGACGTCCGGGCGAGGGCGATCCGGGCGACGCCAAGCCG
This genomic window from Holophagales bacterium contains:
- the nusA gene encoding transcription termination factor NusA produces the protein MPQQVQSQDINLIEVLRQVAREKDIDLERWILALEDAMASAAKKQHRIKEPVRAHFDRETGHFEAFIYKKVVDEVVDPAAEWSVDEAQEHKPGAVAGDEVLLPVSTDGLGRIAAQSAKQVLYQRVREAEREKIYNEYIDRVGEIVNGTVKRFERGDIIVDLGRTEAIVPRDHQSRSERYSQGERIRAVIADVHKQPKGPQVVLSRTSKQLLIKLFEMEVPEIYDGTVVIKNAVRAAGERAKVAVYSRERDVDPVGACVGMKGSRVQAIIRELRGEKIDIIEYSDDLVTFAQSALAPAKITRVSVHHTGPAPHLDVIVEDEQLSLAIGKRGQNVRLASELIGCRIDIKSESDVKGEVADALARLLQTEFAASAKPVDEDVDFAAVAGLPAETADLLRASGLGTLRALLESSASELVELEGVDQEAADKLLAWAAERQIALDGEPEAAHEVVADLMAASEQAAAPTISDQDFLAALSKAFQESERQSQKAAAQAGEAEAASAPSDEDSSGA
- a CDS encoding ribosome maturation factor RimP encodes the protein MATIKVTPELEAELSALAAASGCELVHCEFKGGLLRLFIDRPEGVTLDDCELVARQASALLDVLDFGGSRYTLEVSSPGLDRQLYGLRDYEKFVGRLVRLTYRPEDGSSRRTIVGRLEGLNAGDPDPLVVVREDPRQEALVVPFGRVVVARLEIEL